A genomic window from Periweissella cryptocerci includes:
- a CDS encoding Xaa-Pro dipeptidyl-peptidase, which yields MKNNQFALLPVDSEQAQAELRLIKFIDEDVDALKTVPAVYQALLFKAFPESEAPATLTQKLAGILATPTQDLAAWLTDAKVVTAEVFYRVALQLLEFLPVHDFSIDDPFEAMDRMQLPTVTEAEFDRETLFHAWYLLLNTHTKNGKSFIDRLATRGYFAPFIYELDTPRPLFFNGKAQPVYDTNAITREVVYVETDFDSDHDGQRDLLKVEVLRPVESTEQQVPVLYTSSPYNQGTNDEDGEKLTHNVDVPLARKEPKPLDYVAIAHQDDFGTVPAARVVADETEWATESFAREQSYTLNDYFLARGFAAVYAAGIGSLDSDGLQTTGDEYEVAGAKAIVEWLHGDRIAFTNKTDNIAIKAWWSNGKVAMTGRSYLGTLATAVATTGVAGLETIVSEAAISSWYDYYRSNGLVIAPDGFPGEDADVLAEETFSRRKQPGDFLKVADEYNQYLTQMGVDQDRDTGSYNEFWDARNYLKNVDKIKADVLMVHGLNDWNVKPEQVNNLWHALDQANVSKKIILHQGEHIYINAMRSIDYTDMINLWFSHKLYDLDNHADELLPNVIVQDNVKPETWTAYADWDSRENMQKFNIHDSQLSATSGNTQPSQFNDHIDDNLFTSYTKNVAKWENDLKQVDSPLAGHRLIFQTKPTENAQIIDGRVHIHVKVASSEDLGLLSFQLVDYGDAKRLKVSPSPLRVKLDTGFHWREDALNEFTLGQATPFKMISKGHINLQNRTNAWQSDDLQAEEFVDVDLELQPTFYHLPAGHQLGLVVYATDFGMTVRGNQDITYSVDEAWSYIEVPFKD from the coding sequence ATGAAAAACAATCAATTTGCATTACTCCCCGTCGATTCAGAGCAAGCACAAGCTGAATTACGGCTGATTAAATTCATCGACGAAGATGTCGACGCACTCAAAACTGTTCCCGCAGTATACCAAGCCTTACTCTTTAAAGCATTTCCAGAAAGTGAAGCGCCAGCAACATTAACGCAAAAGCTTGCCGGCATTCTTGCGACCCCTACTCAAGATTTAGCGGCTTGGCTCACTGATGCCAAAGTCGTTACCGCAGAAGTGTTTTATCGGGTTGCCTTACAATTATTGGAATTTTTACCAGTCCATGATTTTTCAATCGACGATCCTTTTGAAGCAATGGATCGGATGCAATTACCCACGGTGACTGAAGCTGAATTTGACCGTGAAACACTCTTCCATGCTTGGTATTTACTACTCAACACACACACTAAGAATGGTAAAAGTTTCATCGATCGCTTAGCAACACGGGGCTACTTTGCACCGTTTATCTATGAACTTGATACACCACGCCCATTGTTCTTCAATGGGAAGGCGCAACCAGTCTATGATACCAACGCAATTACGCGTGAAGTTGTCTACGTTGAAACGGATTTTGATAGCGACCACGATGGTCAACGTGATCTTCTCAAAGTTGAAGTCTTGCGCCCTGTTGAATCAACCGAACAACAAGTACCGGTGCTCTACACTTCATCGCCTTACAACCAAGGTACAAATGATGAAGACGGTGAAAAATTAACTCATAACGTTGATGTTCCACTGGCACGTAAAGAACCTAAGCCACTTGATTACGTAGCAATTGCGCACCAAGATGACTTTGGGACTGTCCCTGCCGCTCGTGTCGTGGCCGATGAAACTGAATGGGCCACTGAAAGCTTCGCCCGCGAACAAAGTTACACATTGAATGACTACTTCCTCGCGCGCGGTTTTGCCGCCGTTTACGCTGCCGGCATTGGCTCACTTGATTCTGATGGCTTGCAAACAACTGGTGACGAGTATGAAGTTGCCGGCGCCAAAGCCATTGTTGAATGGTTACACGGTGATCGAATCGCCTTCACCAATAAAACCGATAACATCGCCATTAAAGCATGGTGGTCAAATGGTAAGGTTGCCATGACTGGGCGTTCATACCTCGGTACCTTAGCGACGGCGGTTGCCACCACTGGGGTTGCTGGTCTTGAAACCATTGTCTCAGAAGCCGCGATTTCAAGTTGGTATGACTACTATCGTTCTAATGGTTTGGTGATTGCACCGGATGGCTTCCCTGGTGAAGATGCTGATGTTTTGGCAGAAGAAACTTTTTCACGGCGTAAGCAACCCGGCGATTTCCTCAAGGTCGCTGATGAATACAATCAGTATTTGACCCAAATGGGCGTTGATCAAGACCGCGACACTGGTAGTTACAACGAATTCTGGGATGCCCGGAATTACTTGAAGAATGTCGATAAAATTAAAGCCGATGTCCTGATGGTCCATGGTCTAAATGACTGGAACGTGAAACCCGAACAAGTTAACAACTTGTGGCATGCGCTTGATCAAGCCAACGTCAGCAAGAAAATCATCCTCCACCAAGGTGAACACATCTACATTAATGCGATGCGTTCAATCGACTACACGGACATGATTAACCTCTGGTTCTCACACAAGTTATACGACTTAGACAACCACGCTGATGAACTTTTACCAAACGTGATTGTCCAAGATAATGTTAAACCCGAAACTTGGACGGCCTATGCGGATTGGGATTCCCGTGAAAACATGCAAAAGTTTAACATTCATGACAGCCAATTAAGTGCAACTTCCGGCAACACTCAACCCAGCCAATTCAATGACCACATCGATGACAACTTGTTCACGAGTTACACGAAGAACGTTGCCAAGTGGGAAAACGACTTGAAGCAAGTTGATTCACCATTAGCCGGCCACCGATTGATTTTCCAGACAAAGCCAACCGAAAATGCCCAAATTATTGACGGGCGCGTCCACATCCACGTGAAAGTTGCGAGTTCAGAAGACTTGGGTCTCTTGAGCTTCCAACTCGTCGATTATGGTGATGCGAAGCGCTTAAAGGTTAGTCCTTCACCACTGCGGGTCAAACTCGATACTGGTTTCCACTGGCGTGAAGATGCCTTGAATGAATTCACCTTAGGCCAAGCAACACCGTTCAAAATGATTAGCAAGGGACACATTAACTTGCAAAACCGGACTAATGCTTGGCAAAGCGATGATTTACAAGCCGAAGAATTTGTCGATGTTGACTTAGAGCTCCAACCAACCTTCTACCACTTACCAGCTGGGCACCAACTTGGTTTAGTCGTTTACGCGACAGACTTTGGTATGACAGTGCGTGGTAACCAAGATATTACGTACTCAGTTGATGAAGCTTGGTCATATATTGAAGTACCTTTTAAAGATTAG
- a CDS encoding APC family permease, with amino-acid sequence MNLLQRMFKKESLSNYMRDDKLLAKTLTAKDLIGLGVGAVIGTGIFILPGTVAATTAGPGIVFSFIIAAIICGMAAMAYAELSSAMPIAGSAYSYGNVIFGEVVGWVLGWALILEYLLAVAAVSTGWSAYFAHLINPIMKLPTAISGPFDPAKGTYINLVAVIIVLLISWMLSYGLNESKKIQNVMVLVKIAIIILFIVVGFFFIKSSNLHPFIPKRLNGAFGIQGVLAGASMVFFAFLGFDAVSTSAAEVKNPKRDMPIGIIGTLVIAAVLYALVSLVLTGMVPYQELNVGDPVAFALASVGQNWASLVVTIGALAGMFTMMVTMIYSGSRLVYSIGRDGLLPKKLGKIDMHSSQPKNALKLVTIIIAVLGGLVPLDRLTELVNMGTLLAFMFVSVGVIPLRRRTDMNHDGYRMPGYPVLPILSAAFSLFLMTQLRIDTLITSAIWFVLGLVLYLTYGIKHSKLNDK; translated from the coding sequence ATGAACTTACTGCAACGAATGTTCAAAAAAGAATCATTAAGTAATTATATGCGTGATGATAAATTGTTAGCAAAAACGTTAACTGCCAAAGATTTAATTGGATTAGGCGTTGGGGCTGTTATTGGGACTGGTATTTTTATTCTACCAGGTACCGTAGCCGCCACAACAGCTGGACCAGGAATTGTCTTCAGTTTCATTATTGCCGCGATTATTTGTGGGATGGCCGCAATGGCGTATGCTGAATTATCTTCAGCAATGCCAATTGCGGGTTCAGCCTATTCATACGGGAATGTGATTTTTGGTGAAGTGGTCGGCTGGGTACTTGGCTGGGCGTTGATTCTTGAGTATTTATTGGCCGTAGCGGCTGTTTCGACTGGGTGGTCGGCATACTTTGCTCACCTAATTAATCCAATTATGAAGCTGCCAACGGCAATTTCGGGACCGTTTGACCCCGCAAAAGGCACGTATATTAACCTAGTCGCAGTTATCATTGTTTTACTGATTTCATGGATGCTGTCATATGGTTTGAATGAGTCAAAGAAGATTCAAAACGTCATGGTGTTAGTTAAAATTGCGATTATTATTTTATTCATTGTAGTTGGTTTCTTCTTCATTAAATCAAGTAACCTCCATCCATTTATTCCTAAACGGTTAAATGGCGCATTCGGTATTCAAGGGGTCTTGGCTGGAGCATCAATGGTGTTCTTTGCTTTCTTAGGTTTCGATGCGGTATCAACCTCGGCAGCAGAAGTTAAAAATCCTAAGCGCGACATGCCTATCGGAATTATTGGCACACTAGTGATTGCCGCTGTGCTTTACGCACTAGTTAGCCTAGTATTAACGGGAATGGTACCGTACCAAGAACTCAATGTTGGTGATCCAGTGGCGTTTGCATTAGCATCAGTTGGCCAAAACTGGGCGTCATTAGTAGTTACAATCGGGGCTTTGGCGGGTATGTTCACGATGATGGTGACCATGATTTATTCTGGTTCACGTTTGGTTTACTCGATTGGGCGCGATGGCCTCTTACCAAAAAAGCTTGGTAAGATTGATATGCACTCTTCACAACCAAAGAACGCACTGAAATTAGTGACAATTATTATTGCCGTGTTAGGTGGATTAGTACCGTTGGATCGGTTGACGGAATTGGTTAACATGGGAACGTTGTTAGCCTTCATGTTCGTCTCAGTTGGGGTAATTCCATTGCGCCGCCGTACGGATATGAATCATGATGGTTATCGTATGCCGGGTTATCCGGTGTTACCAATTTTGTCAGCTGCATTTTCATTATTCTTGATGACGCAATTACGGATAGATACGTTGATTACATCAGCAATTTGGTTTGTTTTAGGTTTAGTCTTGTACTTAACTTATGGGATTAAGCATTCAAAATTAAATGATAAATAA
- the alr gene encoding alanine racemase — MVESVMRPTVIELSLSAIKDNIETIRTATHVQNFWAVVKANAYGHGLVPMVNGLRQAHVDGFSVATLDEALVVRQVEPELPILVLALVEPKYAQIMADNQIMATVGTLAWLNSAQTYLHETALQVSLGLDTGMGRIGFDDRHELDAAIEFIEKNSAQFEWTSLHTHFSTADSPDFAYFAMQLQRWNKLTAGLAFPKYVHVANSGAALYHHDEITMQTARIGALMYGWDPSMGDLQPKLDLQPVLALRSQLMNVKQHTAVDGVSYGHHYFTQPGEWIGTVPIGYADGLPKQLTGMRVLVGGEQATIVGDIAMDQLMISLPHEFAVGTPVIFLGHDGTQAITIEEWTAKTGLDPWDITTGFTDRITRRLVN; from the coding sequence ATGGTTGAATCAGTTATGCGCCCAACAGTCATTGAGCTGTCATTGAGTGCAATTAAAGATAATATTGAGACAATTCGCACCGCCACACACGTACAGAATTTTTGGGCGGTTGTTAAGGCGAATGCGTATGGGCATGGATTAGTGCCAATGGTAAATGGGCTACGCCAAGCGCATGTTGATGGTTTTTCAGTGGCAACCCTCGATGAAGCCTTAGTTGTGCGGCAAGTTGAGCCTGAACTCCCCATTTTAGTATTGGCGTTGGTGGAACCTAAGTATGCCCAAATAATGGCCGATAATCAGATTATGGCAACAGTGGGGACACTAGCTTGGCTGAATAGCGCACAAACATATTTGCATGAAACGGCGTTGCAAGTTTCACTGGGTTTAGATACTGGAATGGGGCGAATTGGATTTGATGATCGGCATGAATTAGACGCCGCTATTGAGTTTATTGAAAAAAATTCAGCGCAATTTGAGTGGACGAGTTTGCACACGCATTTCTCGACGGCTGATTCACCAGATTTTGCGTACTTTGCGATGCAATTACAACGATGGAATAAGCTTACTGCTGGCCTAGCATTCCCGAAATACGTACATGTTGCTAATTCAGGTGCAGCCTTGTATCATCACGACGAAATAACGATGCAAACGGCGCGGATTGGTGCGTTGATGTATGGTTGGGATCCTTCAATGGGGGACTTGCAACCGAAGCTGGATTTACAACCAGTGCTGGCTTTACGTTCTCAACTAATGAACGTGAAGCAACACACTGCGGTCGACGGTGTGAGCTACGGACACCATTATTTTACGCAACCAGGTGAATGGATTGGCACGGTACCAATTGGCTATGCTGATGGGTTACCCAAACAATTGACGGGCATGCGCGTCTTAGTTGGTGGTGAACAAGCCACGATTGTGGGTGACATTGCGATGGATCAATTAATGATTAGTTTGCCACATGAATTTGCGGTTGGCACACCAGTTATTTTCTTGGGACACGATGGCACCCAAGCAATTACGATTGAAGAATGGACTGCAAAAACTGGGTTAGACCCATGGGATATTACGACCGGTTTCACTGACCGGATTACGCGTCGGTTAGTAAATTAA
- a CDS encoding AAA family ATPase, with amino-acid sequence MNQKVFVITGTAGTGKTTIAQYLHNQYQMPQVITHTTRAPRDGEVDNRDYYFETPASFEKNHYLEAVEYSGNRYGSSREGVERAFAKNPFVSIVLDTKGATTYAQVLGDEAVIIYLTVSNHAVLNERLVQRGDEQARIAKRLASADYVRDLVLPADLVGVAHVIVNDDLTATKRKIDELVKQVSSQNG; translated from the coding sequence ATGAATCAGAAAGTATTTGTCATCACTGGAACTGCTGGAACGGGTAAAACAACGATTGCCCAGTATTTACACAATCAGTATCAAATGCCCCAAGTCATCACACACACGACACGGGCACCCCGCGATGGTGAAGTTGATAATCGCGATTATTATTTTGAAACGCCGGCATCATTTGAAAAGAATCATTACTTGGAAGCTGTTGAATATTCGGGTAACCGCTATGGTTCATCACGTGAAGGGGTGGAACGGGCATTCGCGAAAAATCCATTTGTTTCCATCGTTTTGGATACAAAAGGTGCAACAACTTACGCCCAAGTATTGGGGGATGAGGCGGTGATTATTTATCTCACAGTTAGCAATCACGCCGTATTAAATGAGCGCCTAGTACAACGCGGTGACGAACAAGCGCGAATAGCTAAGCGACTTGCGAGTGCTGATTATGTCCGCGATTTAGTGTTACCAGCAGATTTAGTTGGGGTAGCGCATGTAATCGTCAATGATGATTTGACGGCGACTAAACGTAAAATTGATGAATTAGTCAAGCAAGTTAGCTCGCAAAATGGTTAA
- a CDS encoding DUF6681 family protein, translated as MLTILDMVNHYFGLFNVNTKFKGRLYTVLGFGGVWYIFYIAISFLTAHRWLRGFGLLLAFVALMYVIYLNFMYYFTQKDAKLDISPKIEKIMGGPQNPEVQKQARAAVIVPAHGLYEQKQVLPTAMQSNPDEENSLNQLANDMAAMGLITTDYQGMSDDDLRASLSLNGNQPIYANHPGAAIPYFHLTTEGTHLIVYGGVNEMQAVRLGEIIRIGLADTKTALAQFDLFLASVVLQGGPGKTLARSSFFERDYPYTLKVEVAYAPKKQ; from the coding sequence ATGCTGACAATTTTAGATATGGTTAACCATTATTTTGGGCTGTTTAATGTTAATACTAAATTCAAAGGGCGCTTGTATACAGTGCTTGGCTTTGGTGGTGTGTGGTATATCTTTTACATTGCGATAAGCTTTCTGACCGCACACCGTTGGTTACGTGGATTTGGTCTACTGCTGGCATTTGTAGCGCTGATGTACGTGATTTATTTGAACTTCATGTATTACTTTACGCAAAAAGACGCCAAACTGGACATTTCACCTAAAATTGAAAAAATCATGGGTGGACCACAAAATCCAGAAGTACAGAAACAGGCACGAGCAGCGGTTATTGTACCAGCACATGGCTTGTATGAACAAAAACAAGTCTTACCAACGGCAATGCAAAGCAATCCGGATGAGGAAAATAGCCTCAACCAGTTAGCTAATGACATGGCGGCAATGGGCTTAATCACAACAGATTACCAAGGCATGAGCGATGACGACTTAAGGGCGAGTTTATCGCTAAACGGGAATCAGCCGATTTATGCTAACCACCCAGGGGCAGCGATACCATATTTCCATTTAACTACTGAAGGTACGCATTTAATTGTGTATGGTGGTGTGAATGAAATGCAGGCAGTTCGCTTAGGTGAAATTATTCGAATTGGCTTGGCAGACACGAAAACCGCCTTGGCTCAATTTGATTTATTCCTTGCTTCGGTTGTATTACAAGGTGGACCAGGGAAAACTTTGGCCCGGAGTAGTTTTTTTGAACGTGACTATCCATACACTTTGAAAGTCGAAGTAGCATACGCACCTAAAAAACAATAG
- a CDS encoding amino acid ABC transporter ATP-binding protein has product MSMIEFKNVEKYYGDFHALKNINLEIDDGETVVLIGPSGSGKSTLIRTINGLEPVQAGQLLVNGYDLADKKTDMNKIRKNVGMVFQHFNLYENKTTLENIMLAPRLVLHRDEAENKRIALELLDQVGLADKGGNLPKQLSGGQKQRVAIARSLAMKPKALLFDEPTSALDPEMIGDVLSVMKDIAKDSSMTTLVVTHEMGFAKQVADRVIFMADGQILEDDKTADFFGAPREPRAQQFLSQVLNH; this is encoded by the coding sequence ATGTCAATGATCGAATTTAAGAACGTTGAAAAGTACTATGGTGATTTTCACGCATTGAAAAATATCAATTTAGAAATTGATGATGGTGAAACAGTTGTTTTAATCGGACCTTCAGGTTCTGGTAAATCAACGTTAATCCGGACTATCAACGGTTTGGAACCAGTCCAAGCTGGCCAATTGTTAGTTAATGGTTACGATTTAGCTGACAAGAAGACTGACATGAACAAGATTCGTAAAAACGTTGGAATGGTTTTCCAACATTTTAACTTGTACGAAAACAAAACAACTTTGGAAAACATCATGTTGGCACCTCGCTTGGTGTTGCACCGTGATGAAGCTGAAAACAAGCGGATTGCACTTGAATTGTTAGACCAAGTTGGTTTAGCTGATAAGGGTGGTAACTTACCTAAGCAATTATCAGGTGGACAAAAGCAACGTGTTGCGATCGCGCGTTCATTAGCAATGAAGCCAAAGGCATTGTTGTTTGACGAACCAACTTCTGCTTTGGATCCAGAAATGATTGGGGACGTTTTGAGTGTCATGAAGGACATCGCCAAGGATTCAAGTATGACTACTTTAGTTGTGACTCACGAAATGGGCTTTGCCAAGCAAGTGGCTGACCGAGTTATTTTTATGGCAGATGGTCAAATTCTTGAAGATGATAAGACAGCTGACTTCTTTGGTGCACCTCGTGAACCACGTGCGCAACAATTCTTAAGCCAAGTGCTTAACCACTAA
- a CDS encoding glutamate ABC transporter substrate-binding protein — translation MTKRLIKIVALFAAVAALMVVVAGCGTEAAVSKANQLTRIKNEKEMIWGVKADTKLFGLMNIKTGNVEGFDIDMAKAITKRIDPKAKATFIQVTSQTRIPLLKNGNIEGIIATMTITPEREEVVDFSKPYFNAGQSLLVMKSSKIKNIRDLNHKGATVLGTVGSNSVLNVKKFAPKARVLQLQDYAQALTALKSGQGDALTTDNGILYGMSEDNPSTRVVGGTFTKEPYGIAMDKGQGDLKNAINKAIDEIHADGTYNKLIEKWFGNVPGFDWRSLLND, via the coding sequence ATGACGAAACGATTAATCAAAATCGTAGCCTTGTTTGCTGCAGTTGCTGCCTTAATGGTAGTCGTTGCTGGTTGCGGAACAGAAGCTGCGGTCTCAAAAGCAAATCAATTAACACGGATTAAAAACGAAAAAGAAATGATTTGGGGTGTCAAAGCAGATACGAAACTATTTGGTTTGATGAACATCAAGACTGGTAACGTTGAGGGATTCGATATTGATATGGCTAAGGCCATCACCAAGCGAATTGACCCAAAGGCTAAAGCTACATTTATTCAAGTAACTTCACAAACCCGGATTCCATTGTTGAAGAACGGGAATATTGAAGGAATCATTGCAACGATGACAATTACACCTGAACGGGAAGAAGTTGTCGATTTTTCAAAACCATACTTTAATGCCGGTCAATCATTATTAGTAATGAAAAGCAGCAAAATTAAGAACATTCGCGATTTGAACCACAAGGGCGCAACTGTGCTTGGAACGGTGGGTTCAAACTCAGTTCTGAACGTTAAGAAATTTGCTCCCAAGGCACGGGTCTTGCAATTGCAAGATTACGCCCAAGCTTTAACGGCTTTGAAGTCTGGTCAAGGTGATGCTTTGACAACTGATAATGGGATTCTTTATGGGATGTCAGAAGATAACCCTAGCACGCGGGTTGTTGGTGGAACTTTCACCAAAGAACCCTATGGGATTGCAATGGATAAGGGCCAAGGCGACTTGAAAAATGCCATTAACAAAGCAATCGATGAAATTCACGCCGATGGTACTTACAACAAATTAATTGAAAAATGGTTTGGGAATGTACCTGGTTTCGATTGGAGGTCTTTGTTAAATGATTAG
- a CDS encoding amino acid ABC transporter permease, whose translation MISIFSSHASQFLSGFGWTLLSSVLALFFSLLLGSGFAIMEVFPNKVAHAVARVYIEVFRNIPLLVITMFFFVVVANAFKISGFAAGTIGLTLYTSAFIAETVRAGILGVDPGQMEGARANGMTFWQAMKNIVLPQAFKLVIPPLGNQFINLVKNSSILAFVAGGDLMYQGNEIASTTFNTVSTYIIVAVFYLIITMPLSYYMRHLEKKLA comes from the coding sequence ATGATTAGTATTTTTTCAAGTCACGCATCACAATTCCTTTCTGGATTTGGTTGGACATTGCTTTCAAGTGTATTGGCATTGTTCTTCTCATTACTTCTCGGATCAGGATTTGCAATCATGGAAGTTTTCCCAAACAAAGTGGCACATGCCGTTGCGCGGGTTTACATTGAAGTGTTCCGGAATATTCCACTGTTGGTAATCACGATGTTTTTCTTCGTGGTAGTTGCCAATGCCTTTAAAATTTCTGGTTTTGCCGCTGGGACAATTGGGTTGACGCTTTATACGTCAGCTTTCATTGCTGAAACAGTGCGCGCTGGTATTTTAGGCGTGGATCCAGGACAAATGGAAGGTGCCCGTGCCAATGGGATGACTTTCTGGCAAGCAATGAAGAACATTGTGTTGCCCCAAGCGTTCAAGTTAGTGATTCCACCATTGGGTAACCAATTTATTAACTTGGTTAAAAATTCATCAATCTTAGCGTTCGTTGCTGGTGGTGATTTAATGTACCAAGGGAATGAAATTGCTTCAACAACTTTTAATACTGTTTCCACATATATTATCGTAGCGGTGTTCTACTTGATTATCACAATGCCACTTAGTTACTATATGCGTCACTTAGAAAAGAAATTGGCCTAG
- a CDS encoding amino acid ABC transporter permease, producing the protein MQNLIDAYSWVNISYLLKGLWVTIEVSIIAVILSFVIGSIFGVIRYNNIPVVSKVVGFIIDVIRNLPLLLIIFFTYFGLPNFGIHMSIMTSAVSALTIFESMMIAEIVRAGIVGVPLGQTEGALANGMTRSQAMWHIILPQAYKKMIPPLVSQFISLIKDTSLATIIVLPELMYHAQIIYGQNNNYIIPMFIAVAIMYFIVNYALSLVGRWFDKKLK; encoded by the coding sequence ATGCAAAATCTTATTGATGCCTACTCTTGGGTTAATATCAGTTACTTACTTAAAGGTTTGTGGGTCACAATTGAAGTTTCAATCATCGCGGTTATTTTAAGTTTCGTGATTGGCTCGATTTTTGGGGTTATCCGTTATAACAATATTCCCGTTGTGTCAAAAGTCGTAGGTTTTATCATTGACGTGATTCGGAACTTGCCATTGCTTTTAATCATCTTCTTTACGTACTTCGGTCTACCTAACTTTGGGATTCACATGAGTATTATGACTTCTGCTGTTAGTGCCTTAACGATTTTTGAATCAATGATGATTGCTGAAATCGTGCGGGCCGGGATTGTCGGTGTACCATTAGGTCAAACTGAAGGTGCACTTGCTAACGGGATGACTCGTAGTCAAGCAATGTGGCACATCATTTTGCCACAAGCTTACAAAAAGATGATTCCACCATTGGTGAGTCAATTTATTTCATTGATTAAGGATACTTCATTGGCAACGATCATTGTCTTGCCAGAATTGATGTATCACGCGCAAATCATTTACGGTCAAAATAATAACTACATTATTCCAATGTTTATCGCCGTGGCGATTATGTACTTCATTGTGAACTATGCATTGTCATTAGTTGGTCGTTGGTTTGATAAAAAGCTTAAATAA
- a CDS encoding ABC transporter ATP-binding protein, whose amino-acid sequence MNEETLLSINGVSTAFKINGDYYTAIDNVSLELHRDEVLAIVGESGSGKSTLATTVIGLHNMNATKITGEINFDGKEILELSEDEFNDIRGSEIGMIFQDPLAALNPLMRIGDQIKENLDVHTDMTETEKEARVHELIEQVGIPHPDRVARQFPHQLSGGMRQRIIIAIAIANKPELIIADEPTTALDVTIQAQILDLLKDIQKENHAGIILITHDLGVVAEVADTVAVMYAGEIVEQGPVDIIFNNAKHPYTRSLLRAMPTLESENDELYVIEGSVPPLTKMDRTTDLFAPRIPWVPVQPGHPELVEVEPNHLVRGESWKQFKFKDEI is encoded by the coding sequence ATGAATGAAGAAACTTTATTATCAATCAACGGTGTCTCAACGGCTTTCAAAATCAACGGTGACTACTACACGGCCATTGATAATGTGAGCCTTGAATTACACCGTGACGAAGTGCTTGCCATTGTTGGTGAGTCAGGTTCAGGTAAGTCTACTTTGGCAACGACTGTCATTGGCTTACACAATATGAACGCAACTAAGATTACCGGTGAAATTAATTTTGACGGTAAAGAAATCTTAGAATTATCAGAAGATGAATTTAACGATATTCGTGGTTCAGAAATCGGTATGATTTTCCAAGATCCGCTGGCTGCTTTGAATCCATTGATGCGTATTGGTGACCAAATTAAGGAAAACCTTGATGTGCACACTGATATGACTGAAACGGAAAAAGAAGCACGTGTGCATGAATTGATTGAGCAAGTTGGGATTCCACATCCAGATCGTGTTGCGCGTCAATTCCCACACCAACTTTCTGGTGGGATGCGTCAACGGATTATCATTGCGATTGCAATTGCTAACAAACCAGAATTGATTATCGCCGATGAACCAACGACCGCCTTGGATGTTACAATCCAAGCGCAAATTTTGGACTTGTTGAAAGACATCCAAAAAGAAAACCACGCTGGGATTATTTTGATTACCCACGATTTAGGTGTTGTGGCTGAAGTTGCTGATACAGTGGCCGTTATGTATGCCGGTGAAATTGTTGAACAAGGTCCAGTGGACATTATCTTTAACAATGCTAAGCACCCATACACCCGTTCATTGCTTCGTGCGATGCCAACACTTGAATCTGAAAATGACGAGTTATACGTTATTGAAGGTTCAGTGCCACCATTGACGAAGATGGATCGGACAACTGACTTGTTCGCACCCCGGATTCCATGGGTACCAGTGCAACCAGGTCATCCAGAATTAGTTGAAGTTGAACCTAATCACCTTGTACGTGGTGAAAGCTGGAAGCAATTTAAGTTTAAAGACGAAATTTAG